The region GGGCGTGGACGGCCGTGCACCTCGGTCAGTTCTCGGCCATGGCGATTCTGCTCGCAGGGCTGTTCGCCCTGTTCTTCGCCTTGGACGTTCCCGCCGGATCGGCGAGATGGGCGGGGCGATTCGGCGCCGCTTCGGCGGTGGCGACGCTGTCGCTGTACGGCATCCTCCAAGCGGTGGACGGGGTCGCCCTCAAACAGGCCGTGAACGCCTGGGCCGGCGCCCCGGACGCCGAGAAGGCGGCGCGCTTCGCGAGCGCCGAGGCGATCCGCTGGCTTGAGTGGGGGGTGAGGAGCTACCACGACTTCGCGATGGGCCTCGCTCTGCTCCTGCTCGCGGCCGCCGTCGCGAGGGCGGTGGGAGTTCCCCGGCCGATCGCCTACCTGATGGGCCTCTCCGGCCTCACCTACCTGGCACAGGGCTGGGTAGGCGGCGATGAGGGCTTCACACAAACGCAGACGATCTTTATCGTGCTGGCCTTCGTCCTCAGTCTCGCGTGGATGATCTGGCTGATCGTCGTCGCCTGGCGAACGCGGGATTCCAGGACCGTGTAACCGTCACCGGCGGCCGCGCCGCGGCACCGGGGATCACCCGTTTCGAGATGAGCTACGACAGCCGCTTCGGGCTCTCGATAGGGTTGGGGGTCTGCTCGCCCCTCCACGAAAGGCCAGAGATCACCAGTGGCTGATTCGTTCGTTCACCTGCATGTTCACACCGAATACTCCATGCTGGACGGAGCGGCGAAGATCGGCAAGCTGGCCGAGCGGGCGGCCGCGCTGGGCATGCCCGCGATCGCGATGAGCGACCACGGCAACATGTTCGGCGCCTACGAGTTCCAGTCGAGGATGAAGTCCGCCGGGGTCAAGCCGATCATCGGCATCGAGGGGTACGTCAGCCCCGAGTCCCGCCACTACAAGCAGCCGGTGTTCTGGGGAGAACCCCACCAGCGCAAGTCCGACGAGCGCACCGGCCTCGGCGGCGACGTGTCGGCGAGCGGCACCTATCTGCACAAGACCATGTGGGCGGTCAACGCCCAGGGCCTGCGCAACCTGTTCAGGATCTCGTCGCTGGCCTCCCTCGAAGGCCACATGAAGAAGTATCCCCGCATGGACGACGACCTGTTCGAGCAGTACCACGAGGGGATCGTCGCCACCACGGGCTGCCCGTCCGGGGCGGTGCAGACGCGGCTCCGGCTCGGGCAGTACGACAAGGCGCTGGAGCACGCCGCGAAGTACCAGGAGATCTTCGGGCGGGACAACTACTTCCTGGAGATCATGGATCACGGGGGGATCCCGATCGAGACGGGGGTCCGCGAGGACCTGCTGCGGATCGGCAAGGCCCTCGGCATCCCGCCCCTGGTCACCAACGACTCCCACTACGTGACCGAGGACCAGTCGACCGCCCACGACGCGCTGCTCTGCGTCGGCACGAACTCCCTGCTCAGCGATCCCAGCCGGTTCCGCTTCTCCGGCAACGGCTACTACGTGCGCACCGCCGAGGAGATGTGGGCGCTCGACCCGGGCTCCGACCTGTGGGCCGAGGGCTGCAAGAACACCCTGCTGATCGCCGAGCGGGTCGAGCCGTACGACGAGGTGTTCGCCCACCGCGACCTCGCGGCCAAGTTCCCGGTCCCCGAAGGGGAGACCGAGATGAGCTGGCTCCGCAAGGAGGCCCAGAGCGGCGCGGTGCGACGCTACGGCGACCCCGTGCCGGCCGAGGTGCTGGAGCGCATCGAGTACGAGCTCGGCGTCATCGAGGGCATGGGCTTTCCCGGCTACTTCCTCGTCGTCGCGGACATCTGCCGCTATGCCCGGGAGAGCGGCATCTGGCTCGGCCCGGGCCGAGGATCGGCCACCGGCTCGATGGTGGCCTATGTCACCGGGATCACCGAGCTCGACCCCATCGAGCACTCCCTGCTGTTCGAGCGGTTCCTGAACCCCGAACGCATCTCCATGCCCGACGTCGACCTCGACTTCGACG is a window of Microbispora sp. NBC_01189 DNA encoding:
- a CDS encoding DUF4386 family protein, whose translation is MSLRLPATLLLAGQLLFILVTLLHTGGPANDHPAVFAEYAGSRAWTAVHLGQFSAMAILLAGLFALFFALDVPAGSARWAGRFGAASAVATLSLYGILQAVDGVALKQAVNAWAGAPDAEKAARFASAEAIRWLEWGVRSYHDFAMGLALLLLAAAVARAVGVPRPIAYLMGLSGLTYLAQGWVGGDEGFTQTQTIFIVLAFVLSLAWMIWLIVVAWRTRDSRTV